The following DNA comes from Flavisolibacter ginsenosidimutans.
GAAGCCATGTTTCTGCCCGATAATTTGATGATGGCTTTTGACAGCGCAACCGTAGAAGGCAAGCCGCTGGTGGCATCAAAGCAAACGATACTGGCCGTTCCTTCGTTGGCGACCGAAAGTTTTTTCTTCACGCCGGTTGTAACGTTTAGTCTTTTCTTGCTTATCGTGCTTGCGCTTACGTTAATAAAAAAACGTTGGGCACAAACAGCGGTGAGCATTGTTGATTTCCTTTTGTTTTTCACCTTGGGTTTGGTGGGTGTATTGCTTTTGTTCATGTGGTTCGGCACCGATCACAAGCTGTGCGCCAACAATTACAACCTGCTCTGGGCTTTACCCACGGATCTTGTTGCGGCCTTCCTGGTGCACAAAAGATCGGGCAGGGTGCAACTCTATTTTAAAATTGTATTTTGGCTCACGGTTTTGCTACTGGTGCTTTGGCCTTTTTTGCCGCAGCAGATGAACATTGGTTTTTTACCCCTGGTTCTCGCCATTGCCTTGCGAAGCGGAATCATTGCAAACCGAAAAAGAAATGCAGACAAAAGAATTTAATTACAACGGCAAAAAGATTCTCTACCGCACGGCAGGCAAGGGGCCGTTAGTGGTATTGCTGCACGGTTTCGGCGAAGACGGTACGATCTGGAAGAACCAATTCGATATCTTTCCAAATTATCAATTGCTCGTTCCCGATTTGCCGGGCAGCGGCGGGAGTGAAAGGATTGACGACATGAGCACGGAAGGCTTGGCGGAAGCAATTTATGCTCTGATCAAGAGCCTCACCCCCGGTGAGGCCATTCTCATCGGCCACAGCATGGGCGGTTATGTGACGCTTGCCTTTGCTGCAAAATTTCCCGAAGCTTTAAACGCCTTTGGTCTTTTTCATTCCACGGCTTATGCCGACAACGAAGCAAAAAAGGACGGCAGGCGCAAAGGCATTGCGGCAATGAATGAACAGGGCGCTGAAGCGTTTTTAAAAACCTTTGTGCCGAATTTGTACAGCCCGGTAATAAAGGAGAAAAATCCGGCTTTGATTGACAAACACCTGAACGCCGTACGCAACTTTTCGGCGGAAAGTCTCGTTAAGTATTTTGAAGCCATGATGCAGCGGCCCGATAGAACAACGGTCTTGGAAAACAGCAGTGTGCCGGTGCTTTTTGTGATGAGTGAACACGACGCGGCCGTGCCACTGGAGGACAGTTTGAAACAATGCCATCTTCCCCCGTTGTCGTTCGTTCATCTTCTTCAGGCCTCCGGTCACATGGGAATGGTGGAAGAGGCGGAAGAAGCGAATAAAATTTTAATAGCGTTTATAAATGCGGTTGAAACCATAGCCTAATCCTGATGAAAAAATTCCTGCTGTTTTTGTTCGCCTTTGCAAGCCTTCACGCCTTTGCCAATCACCTGAAGGGAGGTTTTTTTACATATACTTATCTCGGCCCTGGCTTGAACGATCCGACTGCGGTGCGCTACCATGTTACGCTTACCGTGTACATGGATTGTGCAGCAACCGGGGCGCAAATAAATGACCCGATTAATTTTACTTTTTTCAGAGGCGCATCCGATTCCATCATCACCAATCCCGCTGTCTCTATTTCGAAACAATACAACCTCTCGAAACTTAGGGATGAGCCTTGTATTACCGGCGACCAGGCTATTTGCTTTTACAAGATTGTAATTTATGATTTGGCGAGCATCGAACTCCCGGCCAGCGCAACCGGTTATACGGTTGCTTACCAACGGTGTTGCCGAATTACGGGCATCAACAATATCGCCGGCAACTCCAATACAGTTGGCAACACATATGCCGCTTTCATTCCCGGGACGAATTTGTTGCCAACAGCTCATAACAGCAGTGCAACCTTCCAGATAAACGACACGGTTGTCATTTGCCGCAACAGTTATTTTCAATATCCTTTTACCGCAACAGACCCGGATGCAGGTGACAGTTTGAGCTATGCTTTTTG
Coding sequences within:
- a CDS encoding alpha/beta fold hydrolase is translated as MQTKEFNYNGKKILYRTAGKGPLVVLLHGFGEDGTIWKNQFDIFPNYQLLVPDLPGSGGSERIDDMSTEGLAEAIYALIKSLTPGEAILIGHSMGGYVTLAFAAKFPEALNAFGLFHSTAYADNEAKKDGRRKGIAAMNEQGAEAFLKTFVPNLYSPVIKEKNPALIDKHLNAVRNFSAESLVKYFEAMMQRPDRTTVLENSSVPVLFVMSEHDAAVPLEDSLKQCHLPPLSFVHLLQASGHMGMVEEAEEANKILIAFINAVETIA